One stretch of Sporosarcina sp. ANT_H38 DNA includes these proteins:
- the hpt gene encoding hypoxanthine phosphoribosyltransferase, translating to MLKKDIEEILVTEEEIQEKILELGAVLTEEYKDKYVLAIGILKGGLPFMSDLIKRIDTYMELDFMDVSSYGNATVSSGEVKIVKDLNTSVEGRDVLIIEDIIDSGKTLSYLVELMKYRKANSIKIVTLLDKPTGRKVDLKADYVGFNVPDAFVVGYGLDYMEKYRNLPYIGVLKKEIYSF from the coding sequence ATGTTGAAAAAAGATATCGAAGAAATACTGGTTACAGAAGAAGAAATACAAGAGAAAATTCTTGAGCTTGGTGCAGTATTGACAGAAGAGTACAAAGATAAGTACGTCCTCGCGATTGGTATACTGAAAGGCGGGTTGCCTTTCATGAGTGATCTCATTAAGCGTATCGATACTTACATGGAACTAGACTTCATGGACGTTTCTAGTTACGGAAATGCAACAGTGTCATCAGGCGAAGTGAAAATCGTCAAAGACTTAAACACAAGTGTTGAAGGCCGAGATGTGCTGATTATTGAAGATATTATCGATAGCGGGAAGACATTAAGTTACCTTGTCGAACTGATGAAATACCGAAAAGCAAATTCGATTAAAATCGTTACTCTTCTTGATAAGCCAACAGGTCGGAAGGTAGATTTGAAAGCGGATTACGTTGGTTTTAACGTACCGGATGCATTTGTTGTTGGGTACGGGCTTGATTACATGGAGAAATACAGAAACTTACCTTATATTGGCGTATTGAAAAAGGAAATCTATTCTTTTTAA
- the tilS gene encoding tRNA lysidine(34) synthetase TilS, which translates to MDKFKQTIFQFIKEWSLIASGNRVLIACSGGVDSVALLHFMATNRDRMGIEVAAIHVDHMLRGKESAADGTFVAGLCKVHGIPFFGGSVQVPDIIEKQGGNVQAVCREGRYAFFENIMKTHGYDVLATAHHAEDQLETVLMQVTKGSRPSGMPVKREVEGGILIRPFLPAMKADLFSYVEENQLNYREDPSNESDTYLRNRYRHKIIPFILDENPGAAENAVKMSGYLQEDEELLEMLAQERFNNITKFTEAGLPVVDGNAFSAMHQTLQRRMITILLRYLYNGEIMPVKYNSALISQLLHHLSSQNGNVSIHLPRGYRFIREYGVLTFVRDTPTVELDMQKMLPKGVWTRWGKDFQLYWNEVSNFDTELFMDTDDIMYFDLPHSKLPLSIRRREDGDRILLPGMTHPKRLSRLFIDEKVGMTERDRLPVIITAQGEICAVPGVRYGVAFSRNKTDQSKYIVSTRKSL; encoded by the coding sequence GTGGATAAATTTAAGCAGACGATATTTCAATTCATCAAGGAATGGTCACTCATTGCTTCAGGAAACCGTGTTTTAATCGCCTGTTCCGGTGGGGTGGATTCGGTGGCACTTTTACATTTTATGGCCACGAATCGAGATAGAATGGGAATCGAAGTTGCCGCAATTCACGTCGATCATATGTTGCGTGGAAAAGAGTCTGCAGCAGACGGTACATTTGTAGCTGGGTTATGTAAAGTACATGGAATTCCGTTTTTCGGTGGAAGTGTTCAAGTTCCAGATATTATCGAAAAACAAGGCGGCAATGTGCAAGCTGTTTGTCGGGAAGGACGATATGCATTTTTCGAGAATATCATGAAAACACACGGTTATGATGTCTTGGCAACGGCGCATCATGCAGAAGATCAGTTGGAAACGGTCTTGATGCAAGTAACGAAAGGTAGTCGACCTTCAGGTATGCCAGTGAAGCGAGAAGTTGAAGGCGGGATTCTTATTCGACCTTTCCTTCCGGCTATGAAAGCAGACCTCTTTTCATATGTTGAAGAAAACCAATTAAATTATCGTGAAGACCCAAGCAATGAAAGTGATACCTATCTGCGCAATCGTTATCGTCACAAAATTATCCCGTTTATCCTTGATGAAAACCCGGGAGCTGCTGAAAACGCAGTGAAAATGTCTGGGTATTTACAGGAAGATGAAGAATTGCTTGAAATGTTGGCACAGGAACGTTTTAATAATATTACCAAATTTACAGAAGCGGGCCTGCCTGTCGTTGACGGAAATGCTTTTTCCGCTATGCACCAAACTTTACAAAGACGGATGATTACAATATTATTGAGGTATCTTTACAATGGGGAAATTATGCCCGTAAAATATAATTCTGCGCTTATAAGTCAACTATTGCATCATCTATCTTCGCAAAACGGGAATGTATCTATTCACCTTCCACGCGGTTACCGATTCATTCGGGAATATGGCGTGCTGACGTTCGTTCGTGATACACCAACTGTAGAATTGGATATGCAAAAAATGTTGCCTAAAGGCGTTTGGACCCGCTGGGGAAAAGATTTTCAGCTTTATTGGAATGAAGTGAGTAATTTTGATACAGAGTTATTCATGGACACAGATGACATCATGTATTTTGACTTGCCTCACTCTAAACTTCCTCTGTCCATCAGGAGAAGAGAGGATGGGGATCGAATCTTGTTACCGGGTATGACACATCCGAAACGTTTATCTAGGTTGTTTATCGATGAAAAGGTTGGCATGACAGAACGCGACCGATTACCGGTAATCATTACAGCGCAAGGTGAAATTTGTGCAGTTCCAGGAGTGCGGTATGGAGTGGCATTTTCACGAAACAAGACAGATCAGAGTAAGTACATAGTTAGTACGAGAAAATCATTATAG